A window of Thermodesulfobacteriota bacterium genomic DNA:
GCCCATGGCCCGGGCCTGCTGCACACCAAGAAAAAAGTCGCCGCTTTAGAAGAAATGAAAGGGCTCAAAATCCGTTCCACGGGATTAAGCGCCAAGGTGGTGGAAGCCCTCGGCGGCGTTCCCGTGGCCATGTCCCAGGGCGCCACCTACGAAGCCCTGCAGAAGGGCGTGGTGGAGGGAACCTTTGCCCCCATTGAAACGCTGAAAGGGTGGCGCCAGGCCGAGGTCATCAAGTCCACCGTGGACTGCCGGGACATCGGCTATACCACCGCCATGTTCGTGGTCATGAACAAGGACAAATGGAACCAGCTTCCCGAAGATGTCAAGAAAGTGTTTACCGATGTCAGCGATGAATGGGTCCAGGTCCATGGTAAAGTGTGGGATGACGTGGATGTGGAAGGACGGGCTTATACCCTGGAGCTGAAAAACGAGATCGTCGCCCTTCCCCAGGCGGAGAACGAGCGCTGGATCAAAGCGATCGAACCGGTGATCGCCGGTTACATTGCCGAAGCCGGGGCAAAGGGCGTTGACGCCGCCGGCGCCGTGGCCCGGCTCAAGGAACTGATCGCCGGTTTCAGCAAACCTTAATTTGGTAACCATCATGTCTTATCTTAAACAATATAAAAACGGGGTCAACCGGTTGGCCGACAAGGCCAACTGGCTGGCCGCGGCCGCCATCGTGGCCATGATGCTGGTGACCGTGACGGACGTGACCCTCCGTTTTTTCCGGTGCCCCGTCCCGGGCACCTATGACGTGGTGGGCCTGCTGGGGGCGCTGACCATATCCCTGTCCCTGGGGTTCACCTCCGTTCAGAAAGGCCATATCGCCGTGGATTTTCTGGTCTCGCGCTTTTCCGCAACGGCGCAACGCCGGATTCACGCCGTCAACAGCCTCATCGCCGCGGTCTTCTTCGCCGTCGTGGCCTGGGAAAGCGGGGTCTACGCCATCAGCCTGAAGGCAGCCGGCGAAGTATCCCCCACCCTGAAGCTGCCCGTCTATCCCTTTGTGCTGGGCGTCGCCGCCGGATGCGTGCTGCTCTGCTGCGTCCTGCTGGCCGATTGCGGGCAGTCCCTGGCCGGGGAGGAGAAATGAGCCCTACCTGGATCGGTATCATCGGCATCATCGCTCTGTTTACGCTGATCTTCTCCCGCATGCCCATCGGATTTCTCATGGCCATGATCGGGTTCGCGGGATTCGGCGCCATCGTCTCCTTTGACGCCGGGCTGAACCTGGTGGTCAAGGACATGTTCGCCGTCTTCGGGTCCTATGATTTGACGGTGATCCCCCTGTTCGTGCTGATGGGACAGGTGGCTTTTCACGCCGGCATCAGTTCCCGGCTTTTCGACGCCGCCTACAAGAACATCGGCCATCTGCCCGGCGGCCTGGCCATTGCCACCATCGGCGCCTGCGCGGCCTTCTCGGCCATCTGCGGCTCCACCAACGCCACCGCCGCCACCATGGCCGCGGCCACCCTGCCGGAAATGCGGCGTTACCATTACCGGCTTTCCCTGGCCACCGGGGCCGTGGCCGCCGGCGGCAGCCTGGGCATTCTGATTCCGCCCAGCGTTATTTTCATCGTGTACGGCATTCTCACGGAACAGTCCATCGGCGAGTTGTTCATCGCCGGCATTCTGCCGGGCCTGCTGCTGACCGTCCTGTTTATCGCCGCGATTCTGATCTGGGCCGCGATTCAGCCGGACCTGGGTCCCCCCGGCCCAAAGACAACATTTAAAGAGAAAATCGTCTCACTGGCCGGCATCTTCGAAACCGCCCTGATTTTTATCCTGGTCATGGGCGGCCTTTTTGCCGGTATTTTTACCCCCACCGAAGCCGGGGCCATCGGCGCCTTTGGCACCATCGTGCTGGCCGTGATCCGGAAAAACCTGACCTGGGGCGGGCTGGTGGCCTCGCTGTTTGAAACCACCCGGATCAGCTGCATGATCCTGGTTATTGTGGCCGGGGCCACGATCTTCGGCCATTTTTTAGCCGTCTCCCGTATTCCCTTTGACATCGCCAACTGGGTGTCCGGGTTTTCCCTGCCGCCGGCGGTGATCGTCCTGCTGATCATCGGGGTCTACCTGATCGGCGGATGTTTTATCGACTCCCTGGCCCTGATCATGCTGACGGTGCCCATTTTCTATCCGGTGATTGTCCGATTCGGCCTGGACCCCGTCTGGTTCGGTGTCATTATCGTGCTGGTCACCCAGATGGGGGTCATCACCCCGCCGGTGGGCATCAATGTTTACGTGGTCAAGGGCGTGGCCAGAGACGTGCCCCTGGAGACGATTTTCCGCGGCGCCTTTCCCTTTCTGCTGGCCATGATCACGGCAACCCTGCTGATTGTCTTCTTCCCGCAAATCGCGCTGTTTCTGCCGGGAATGATAAGATAAAAAACGGTTTAAGGTGTAAGGTTCAAGGTACAGGGGGGTGCAAGGTATGCCCTGTACCTTACACCTTACACCTTAAACCTTGAACCTTACACCCCGTTTATCCCCTTGATATAAAACACCCGCCAATGTATATCTTGATTTTAAACAAACACATCGTGAACAAATCGGTCACAAGGAGCATGAGCAAATGAAAATCGCCATCAGCGGCAAGGGCGGCGTGGGCAAGACAACGGTGGCCGCGCTCCTGATTCGCGCCCTGAACGATGACAACAAAAAAGTGCTGGCCATTGACGCCGATCCAGACGCCAACCTGGCCGCGGCTCTGGGCATCAAGGACGCGGACAAAATTGTCCCCATTGCCGACATGAAAGAGCTGATCGCGGAACGGACGGAATCACAGCCCGGATCCATCGGCGGTTTCTTCAAGCTCAACCCCAGAGTGGACGATCTGCCCGACACCCTGTCCGCCAGGCTCGGCAACATCAAAATGATGAAACTGGGCGGGGTCAAGGGCGGCGGCGGGGGCTGCATCTGCCCGGAAAGCACCCTGCTCAAGGCCCTGGTCACCTACATCACCCTGCAGCGGGACGAAGTGGTGGTCATGGACATGGAAGCCGGTCTGGAGCACCTGGGGCGGGCCACGGCCATGGCCGTCAACCGCCTGATCATCGTGGTCGAACCCGGGCAACGCAGCATCGAAACCGCCTTTCATATCAAAAAACTGGCCGGTGACATCCGCTTAAACCGCCTGTCCGTGGTCGGCAACAAAATCCGCAATCAATCGGACGAGGCGTTCCTGCGGGAGCGGCTGCCGGGTTTTGATATCGCCGGTTTTCTGGACTATGACAACACCCTGATTGAGGCGGACCTCAAAGGGATTTCACCCTATGACACGGACACCCGGCTCAAGGACAAGATCAGGGGGATTGTAAACCTCCTGATGCAACCTGGACAGGCATCCCCGACTTGATGAGAAGACGAAAATATTCCGACAAACCCGACGGCGATTCCCGAACCGCGCCCACTCACCACCGGGCCGCCGCCAGAAAGAAAGGGAAAAAGCCGCGTTTAAAACCCGGCAGCGATCCCAAGCTGAAAAGAATCTTTTCCATGATCGGCGTTCCGGAAAGCGCGAAGTGGATTCCCGATCCGTTTCAACTGGACGCCATCGCTGCCGTCAGGGAAACCGACTGCATCGTTACCGCGCCCACCGGCGCGGGGAAAACCTGGATCGCGGAGCAGGTCATCACCCGCCTGTTGTCCGAGGGGAAAAAAACCTGGTACGCCTCTCCTCTCAAGGCCCTCAGCAACTCTATTTTCGAATCTTTTTCCCGCCTGTTCGGCGAGGCCAACACCGGCATTCTGACCGGAGACAGAAAAGAAAACGCCGATGCGCCCATCATCATCGGCACCACGGAAATACTGCGCAATCAGCTCTACGACTCCATGCACACCGGCGAAGACCTGGACACCGACATGGTCATCCTGGACGAAGCCCATTTTCTGGGCGATACGGAGCGCGGCGTGGTCTGGGAAGAAACCATGATCTACCTGCCCCGGCGGATCCCCCTGTTGATGCTTTCCGCCACCATCGGCAACCCCGATGAAATCGCCGCCTGGCTGACCTCCATCCGGGACAAACCCTGCCGGGTGATCCGGGAGACAAAGCGCCCGGTTCGACTGTATCCGCTCTTTCTGCATCCCTCGGGCACGATTTTCCCGCTCATGGCCGAAGCCGAGAAATCAGGGCGTCAAGAGATGTATAAAAAAACCTTGCGCTCCGTTCATTCCGGCGCGCCCGACAAATCCCCGCGCTATGGCTACAGCCTGCCCCCCATGGATGAAATCCTGCGGGTCCTGCGGCGGTACAACCTGCTGCCGGCGATTTTTTTCATGAAATCCCGGGCCGACTGCGACAAGGCCCTGGAGTCGTGCGACCGGGAGGGCTTGGATCAGGATCCCGACCGCCGCCAACTCCTGGACGAAACCGTGAGTGATGTCATCACCCGCAACCCCTACCTGGCCGGCCACAAGCAGCTACACTACATCCGGGAAAAGGCCGTGGCGGCCCACCACAGCGGCCATCTGCCGGTATGGAAAAAAACCGTGGAGCAGTTCATGGACGGCGGCCTGCTGGATGCCGTGTTCGCCACTTCCACCGTGGCCGCCGGAGTCAATTTTCCGGCGCGAACGGTGGTGGTCTTCAACTCCGACCGGTTCAACGGTAAAGACTTCATGCCCCTGACTTCCATCGAGTTTCACCAGATGACCGGCCGGGCCGGCCGCCGGGGCAAGGACAACATCGGGTTTGCCCTGATGATCCCGGGACGGTTCATGGACTTAAAGCACATCGCCAAGCTGGTCAACTCCCTGCCCTCCAGCATCAACAGCCAGATCCGGATCAACTTCTCCATGGTATTGAACCTGCTGCTGGCGCTGTCCCTGGATCAGATCCAGATACTGCTGCGCCAGTCTTTCGCCCGCTTCCAGCATCAACAGGCTCACCAGAACGGGCAGGAAGCAGAGGCGGATTTATGGGAGAGCCTCCTTGACCAGGTGGATTTCCTCAAGGAAACCGGTTACGCCGAGGAATCCGGGGCGCTGACCGAAGACGGCCGCTGGGCCTCCCAGCTCCGGGTGGATCAGCCCCTGATGATTGCCGAGGGCTTCCGCCTGGGCCTTTTCCCCGAGTCCGATCCGGGCCTGCTGGCGGCCATCATCGCCTCGTTTGT
This region includes:
- a CDS encoding AAA family ATPase is translated as MKIAISGKGGVGKTTVAALLIRALNDDNKKVLAIDADPDANLAAALGIKDADKIVPIADMKELIAERTESQPGSIGGFFKLNPRVDDLPDTLSARLGNIKMMKLGGVKGGGGGCICPESTLLKALVTYITLQRDEVVVMDMEAGLEHLGRATAMAVNRLIIVVEPGQRSIETAFHIKKLAGDIRLNRLSVVGNKIRNQSDEAFLRERLPGFDIAGFLDYDNTLIEADLKGISPYDTDTRLKDKIRGIVNLLMQPGQASPT
- the dctP gene encoding TRAP transporter substrate-binding protein DctP — translated: AHGPGLLHTKKKVAALEEMKGLKIRSTGLSAKVVEALGGVPVAMSQGATYEALQKGVVEGTFAPIETLKGWRQAEVIKSTVDCRDIGYTTAMFVVMNKDKWNQLPEDVKKVFTDVSDEWVQVHGKVWDDVDVEGRAYTLELKNEIVALPQAENERWIKAIEPVIAGYIAEAGAKGVDAAGAVARLKELIAGFSKP
- a CDS encoding TRAP transporter small permease, producing MSYLKQYKNGVNRLADKANWLAAAAIVAMMLVTVTDVTLRFFRCPVPGTYDVVGLLGALTISLSLGFTSVQKGHIAVDFLVSRFSATAQRRIHAVNSLIAAVFFAVVAWESGVYAISLKAAGEVSPTLKLPVYPFVLGVAAGCVLLCCVLLADCGQSLAGEEK
- a CDS encoding DEAD/DEAH box helicase, with protein sequence MRRRKYSDKPDGDSRTAPTHHRAAARKKGKKPRLKPGSDPKLKRIFSMIGVPESAKWIPDPFQLDAIAAVRETDCIVTAPTGAGKTWIAEQVITRLLSEGKKTWYASPLKALSNSIFESFSRLFGEANTGILTGDRKENADAPIIIGTTEILRNQLYDSMHTGEDLDTDMVILDEAHFLGDTERGVVWEETMIYLPRRIPLLMLSATIGNPDEIAAWLTSIRDKPCRVIRETKRPVRLYPLFLHPSGTIFPLMAEAEKSGRQEMYKKTLRSVHSGAPDKSPRYGYSLPPMDEILRVLRRYNLLPAIFFMKSRADCDKALESCDREGLDQDPDRRQLLDETVSDVITRNPYLAGHKQLHYIREKAVAAHHSGHLPVWKKTVEQFMDGGLLDAVFATSTVAAGVNFPARTVVVFNSDRFNGKDFMPLTSIEFHQMTGRAGRRGKDNIGFALMIPGRFMDLKHIAKLVNSLPSSINSQIRINFSMVLNLLLALSLDQIQILLRQSFARFQHQQAHQNGQEAEADLWESLLDQVDFLKETGYAEESGALTEDGRWASQLRVDQPLMIAEGFRLGLFPESDPGLLAAIIASFVNERQTDDPERRPEGVPKKLRSAFSRVRHRLAPFIKHMNRRGFAPSELHFAPAITMYKWSTGVPWEVVVREAGIEEGDLANLVFRTADNLRHIATLKQVFPKQALAASQAVDMIMKEPLV
- a CDS encoding TRAP transporter large permease translates to MSPTWIGIIGIIALFTLIFSRMPIGFLMAMIGFAGFGAIVSFDAGLNLVVKDMFAVFGSYDLTVIPLFVLMGQVAFHAGISSRLFDAAYKNIGHLPGGLAIATIGACAAFSAICGSTNATAATMAAATLPEMRRYHYRLSLATGAVAAGGSLGILIPPSVIFIVYGILTEQSIGELFIAGILPGLLLTVLFIAAILIWAAIQPDLGPPGPKTTFKEKIVSLAGIFETALIFILVMGGLFAGIFTPTEAGAIGAFGTIVLAVIRKNLTWGGLVASLFETTRISCMILVIVAGATIFGHFLAVSRIPFDIANWVSGFSLPPAVIVLLIIGVYLIGGCFIDSLALIMLTVPIFYPVIVRFGLDPVWFGVIIVLVTQMGVITPPVGINVYVVKGVARDVPLETIFRGAFPFLLAMITATLLIVFFPQIALFLPGMIR